One window from the genome of Saccharicrinis carchari encodes:
- a CDS encoding endonuclease/exonuclease/phosphatase family protein: MTFNVRYDNPGDSLNNWQNRKERVANSILFYDADILGTQEVLHNQMKDLKRLLPGYESVGVGREDGKEKGEYSALFYKKERFSVLDSGYFWLSETPEVAGSRGWDGACERIASWAKLKDKASGNTLIALNTHLDHVGVTARREGVKLILDRLAELSNDLPIILMGDFNAKPESDVINQITDKSNANHLIDSRAVSPIVYGPSWTFHNFGRIPYEKRPLIDYIFVSKDVEVLKHGILAETENKQFLSDHTPILVRIQLQ, encoded by the coding sequence ATGACTTTTAATGTCAGGTATGATAACCCGGGAGATAGCTTGAATAATTGGCAAAATAGAAAAGAGCGTGTTGCCAATTCAATTTTGTTCTACGATGCGGATATACTTGGCACACAAGAAGTATTGCACAATCAAATGAAAGATTTAAAACGATTATTACCTGGTTATGAATCCGTTGGCGTAGGTCGTGAAGATGGCAAAGAAAAGGGAGAATACAGTGCTCTTTTTTATAAAAAAGAACGCTTTTCTGTTCTCGACTCCGGTTATTTCTGGTTGAGCGAAACACCCGAAGTTGCCGGTTCCAGAGGTTGGGACGGAGCATGTGAAAGAATTGCTTCGTGGGCGAAATTGAAAGATAAAGCGTCAGGAAATACACTTATAGCCTTAAACACGCACTTAGATCATGTTGGAGTAACTGCCCGTAGAGAGGGTGTAAAGTTAATACTCGACAGACTTGCTGAACTTTCAAACGACTTACCCATTATTCTTATGGGCGATTTTAATGCCAAGCCCGAATCGGATGTTATCAATCAAATAACAGATAAATCTAATGCTAACCATTTAATCGATTCCCGCGCGGTTTCACCCATAGTATATGGTCCTTCATGGACTTTCCATAATTTCGGAAGAATCCCTTACGAAAAGCGCCCTCTGATAGATTATATTTTTGTGAGTAAGGATGTTGAAGTATTAAAACATGGTATTTTGGCAGAAACCGAAAATAAGCAATTCTTATCAGACCATACCCCCATATTGGTACGTATTCAGTTACAGTAG